AAATCCAGATATAGTTTCAGGAATCATAAAACGATTCTTAGGAGTATTGGAACAATATGTAGTCCCCGTGTCCGTTCGGTGTCCATGATCCATATACAACTTTATACTGGCTTCAACAGGGAATACGCAGGCTATAATTGCCTATAACCATTGGACGTTGTACTAGATAACAAGACTCTTCAAGATACTTTTATATTTCAATTTAGATGAATGCGCACATTTGAGATGCTTTCAGATGAGTTGGCACTGGGGTGACACCTAATTGCTTTATATAGCAGACCTCACACTGAAAACTTAACACAGTTTAaattacatgctgtgtgcttttAACTCACGATGGCTCCTGGGTCTCTGAGGTCCTGAGCAGTGAGTCCCAAAACGTCAACATCAGAGTCTGCTTCTGAGCTCAGAGAGTCTTCGtctctcttcttcctcttctccaCACATGGACATAATACCTGTACAGAGTGAGACGCGACACTCGCCCTTATAATACCCTTCACAGTCCCTCAAATACATTTAATCCAGATACTTAACACcaagtcagttaaaaaaaaaaaaactccacagatGATGAGTCTCTGCTTCTCAAGCAGTCATGTGCATTTCCAACCTCACCATTTCACGCATTTTCATCTCTGCGCTGTATTGGTTATCAGAGCTAGCCAGCacatacctccagcaggctgtgCTGGCTGTTCTTCTTCAGAAAGGTCTTGCTGGCCTTTTCCCTCCAGGAGTAGGCACTGGCCACCTGTAGCTCGAGTTGCCGCAGCTCCTCCATCCGCACAGGAAGGTCACGGCCAACTGCAACCAGACCCTCCAGGTCATCCAGACATGGGTAGTGCTCTCCATTCTGCTGTGAGATTATAGggcaaaaaaggagaaaaaaaaggaaaggagagaaATGCACTGGGTAAGACTTTTAACTGGATAAAAGGTGGCTAAGTAGATTTCACTGGTAAAAGTGGAATGGAGAAAGTCAGATAAAGTTCATAtcagtcattcattcatatCTTGCACCAACGATATCTGCGCCCCCAAGACTAACATTAATTCCTTAAATGTTTAGTATAGGTCTACATATATACTGCAAGAGCTAGCAAAGTAAAATTTCCAATTTGACACATTGATACCTTACTAAGATGAATTGAAACATGAGCTAATCTGTAACCGAGATTTCATGACATCCTTAAATAAAACCAATCTTGCCTGGATCTCCTCTAGGTCAGTGACCCAGGCACGGGCTCGACTCAGGCAGGCCTGAAGGGCCAAGATGTTGGGTAACTGCACAGGGATCAGCTGAGCCTCGTTCACTATGGCTTCCAGTGTTGAGAGAGGATGCTTCTGCCTGTTTAGATAAATACAGAGGAGTTAATACTCAAGTGAGAGATGCATGTGATTAAGACTTGAAACTTGATTGGGTTTGGGTTAtgcaagcgtgtgtgtgtgtaaatcccgGTTTACCGGTCTTCGAGGCAGATTTGAGCCTTTTCCTCCCAGCGCTCTGCGATGGTCAAAAGCTCCTGTAGTTCTGCCATGGCGGTCTCGACGCTGACGCTCTGCAGCACGTTGCAGCCAGCCTCCATCAAATTCCTCAGAACAGCCAGAGTCACTTCTCCACCCCCAGGTCCGATCGTCCTGCGCACCTGCTCCAGCCAACGTCTCTGTTCCTGCAGGCCAGACAGGAGCCCACAGGCTGGGACTACAACCGGCAGTGCAGAACCCTCTTCTAAAAGAGCCTGCACGTCCTCTTCGGAGGGCTGCGAGGACTGTTTCCACTCACCACCACTGCTGCTTACAACAGCCTGGGCACGTGACTCAAACTCTCCCACCTTCTGTAGCACAACCTGAAAAGGTcgggagagagggagggtgaATGTGTGCGATATCTTAGGTTGACTTCTAACTGATGAGAAGATCATTCAGGAGTTTGATTTTTCTCAACCTTGGTTACAGTGGccaaacaacattttaaaacagaggCGTTAAAGCACAGGTTTAGGGGGCGGGGGAGGACTCCTCGAACACACCTGCACCTCCGCCAGCTGCTCCATTACACAAGGAAGGTTTAGCATGGTGTCGACCAGAGCCCGGAGCTCCTGGAGGCTCATCTTACTGCTCTGCTTGCTGTTAAGAAGCTCTGTACTTCTGCTCTGGCACCTCTGGACATCATCCATCACAACTATAAGCCGCTGAAGCAGCTCATTGTCTGGAAATTTACGTTCTGCTGCCTCTTCCTTCAGTGCCACCAGATTTTTAATGTCTTAAAAGATGGAAAAAGACAGATCTACCCATCAACTCGCATTCTAAGAATTTGATATAAactagttaaaaataataaaataacaaggaAATTCCCAGAGTGGCTTAATGATTATCGTTTGAGTACTGAGTAaactaaatagatttttaataggaatacattagtaataaaataatacaagctTCCCAGCTGACCTATTTTGTTGCCCTCCTCCTGCTCGAGAGCTTCTTTTACTCTGTTAGCCCATGAGTCGAAGGACTCAGCTCGAACCTTTAACCGGTACAACATGGCCAATAGCTCGTCCAGAGTATAGCGATacctgaaataaaaacaagataaCGAAATTCAATTTATGTCGGCCACATGACTGCAACCATGTCAGGACAATGCATCTGGTGTGTCTGTACCTGAGGTAGAGTTTGTCTGTGGGACAGGAGCAGAGGTCTTGTGTGTGGTAGAGGCAGACGAGGCGCTCAGTACAGTTTGTGCACGCCAGAGCTGACAGGAAGCAGGTTGTTTTACACTTATCACACTGCCTCTCGTCATCGGGCAACAACTCGAAAGCCTCTCGCTCCGCCTCCGTTATACCCTGGGAAtacattttttgcattaataGCTTGTTGGCAGCACATTGATTATGTAATGTTAATCTACAGCTGTACTCTGTTTTAAACTTTTAGAtttttactgtacatctgtgCAACTCTCGCAGCACTATTCACCTTCTCCAGCAGGGCCTTGCGGAGTTGCCTCTCCTCTTGGACAATAATGAACATTTCCCTGTGGGTGGCTGCAGCCAGGTTCAGGTCCAGCTTATCCGGGCAGGCGGCCATTTTGCAGGTGAGCTCCTCATGAGAAAACACGCAGTAGCGTCTGAGGTGTCTGTAATGCTCAATACACGACCGACCCAAGGGTAGCTAAattgagaaaaaacaaaaccacatcAACTTGATATGCATGAGCATTGTACAAAGGAGACCTTACCTGCATCAGACACTAGTTTTATGAGGATTACAAAAAAGGGCTCAGAGtctggataaaataaaataaaatccaccTCGTTAAGGTATCTGTAGACTTTTTGTTAGCTTACCCAATCCGCAGTGCAGAAGTTGACGGCTTCGGCAAAATTATATCCCTGATTGAAGCCACTGTGATAGGCTCGAGGGAAAGTGATGACAAATTCTCCAGCACACTGATTCGTACGGACCACCTGCCAGTTACAGAGAGCCTAATTACAAACCTAAAACTTACCAATCTCTACCTTCACGTTATATGAAATGCATAATAATCTTGCATCAACCTTTACAGAAGAAACAGACAGTGAGAGCAACACGTTTGCCAAATATTAAATTGCTCACACCGAACACATGCTGTGACAAAAATCTGTGCAAACATTCATACTgagcctggtgtgtgtgtgtgtgtgcgcgcgtgttaCTGACCGGCACACCATGGGCCATGAGTATGTTAGGGTTCATGATCGTGACGAGTTGATGGAGTAGATCTGGCTGGAACTCGAAGAGTTCAGGAGTGAGTTTCTTCATCACTTCCTCCAGGTGTTCTGCTGCTGATGAGGGAACACCATACCACGTCTTGGGCTCCCCCCTGaattagaaattattttaaatgtagtaaTTTTCCTCAGGATctttgtatttataattttttttttaaatgattttaatatgcatgtattaaacatgttaaaatgtgGGCCACCCCAAAGGAGGTGTAATGACCTGAGAACGCAGGGGCAGAAGTTTATCAAGTGGAATGGAACAACAGCGcatatcatttttataaattatgaaGAGAATAAGATAATAAAGCATCTACATGTTTAATGTGGTTAATGTGACTTTACCAGTGTAAGTAGTTGATGGAATAGCTCCAGTGGTCCTCGATGTGCCAGCAGAAGGCAGAAAACACCATGCCCACATACAACCACGGCACCTTCATGCCCGAGATGTCGGCATTGATGTGGCACAATACTGATTGCTCCAACACTGGCATCACGTTCAGGTTCCAGCCACAACGTGCGTACGCCTGAAACGGTGTCAATTGTTTACTTTAATATAGTTCACCAGATGCGTACAAATAATGAGAGACTCAAGTATAACTTACATTTAAATGTGAAACAAACAGGAACTGAAATGAACTGAATGTGAAAAGAGCaacagcgagagagaaagagagagagagagaaagagggagagagagagggagagagagagagagagagagagggagggagggagaaagagaaagcaggAACAAGAGAAACTAAGAGAAAGGATAACAGTCATAAAGAACGAACAGTGAAGCAAGATAAAAGTTTCTGTGAGGGAAAAACGATGCAAACCTCCTCTTCTTCAGTTAAATGTCGCTTGCCATTGTTGACCGGAAAACCGCTCCCAAACTCTTTGGAGTGAATGTCGGCACCATATTCAACAGTCACGTCCTCTTCAATACTGCTGACCAATCGCCAAAACTCTTTTTCAACCAGCTCTGTTGGGACCATCTAATAACATTCATACATCCAGGATTTATTATGGAGCTTAGCAGTAACTCCTGAAAGTCTTTGAGGTTTTTTGTCAGATgtcagttatttattattattattattattattttaaatatacacctATTCCTGATTTGTGAGGACTGAGACTTTGAGAATATGCTGGATTAaccaaataatttaatagtagTAATAGTTCTTTATTACATTCACGTAAAAGCACTCACATGGACAGGCATGTTGAAGTAATCGGCCTTGAACGTGTCTGCCATCTCACCGAAACTCTGTAACGTATATTCTCGTGTAGCCTGCTCGAAACCGAATGCTTCTGTGGGTTTCTTACATTcctacaaaaacacacagcaaaTATCTGTTGTCGCATTTCAACTGATAAAATCCTCTTTAAACGCATCCGTTAATTAAAAACCCTTATGTATATTTTAGCCCTTTTCATATGTCATTTTAACTCAAAGCTATAAACAGGAAAATGCTCTTGGGTCATGCTGAATGTAATCTGGCCATTTCCCACGTGTCACCTCACCTCTGCTACACATTTGGGACAGTGCCAGTTGCCCTTGGGAGGGTCTGTGAGGGGAGGCAGAAGGCAGAAAGTGTGGTAATTATCATCGCAACCATCACACAGCAGCAGCTTCTCGTCCTCGTCCCCACGGCCACACATTCGACACACAAATGAGTCCACCTGGGAAAACGAATCGTTCTGGTTTAGTACATTAAAACACCAAGTTGTGCAACTCTCTTCCGCCAGCATGAATTAACTAGAAAAATGGCTCATCACTATTCAAGCAACTGAATCTTATTCTGATATATTGGTCAAAATGCACTACCTGCttacaatacaaaaacaaaacaggaaccATGACTGTTGTTGTACTTCTAGTTGAAGTGGCCATGAAATCGCTTGATTCcagacattttcttttaaaacagtaAGTCAGTATTTCAACATGGTATGGTTGACTGACTACTAAAACAGCCAGTAACTGCCACCAAATCTAAACAAACCTGGCTAAATCCATGTGAGATCGCCAGCTTGCCTACTGCAAATCTACATTTTTAGTATCCTAGAGCAAAGGTTTTATTTTctcataataaatttttttttttttaaatatattcaagACACTTACTaagatattatattttttacagtgtaaagtACTGATGCAGCGACTAGATCCAACAATTATGCAATTATCAGTAATGAAACATTACTGATCCAATACTACGCTAATCTACTTTTGGTCCCAAAATTGATTTGCCCCCTCGTGTTAGAGAGGGgtgttgttttttaaccttTCTGGTTTCCGACAGATAGACAGAAAGTGAACTGTGGCAACAATAATCAGGTCACCttagtttttctgtttaatGTCAGCAAGAAACGTGAGATTGATTTGATGTCCTAGTTTGCAGTGCTGCTCAAGCTTAAGAGCGCACCTCTTGGTTTATCttcatcttattatttttttgttcgtCTGactatttatgtttaatgtataGAAATGGGAAGCCGCGTTATTAACTTTAGGTTGGAATTTTTAACAACATCGTACATAATAATGTATTCACATGCGCTCACATGCGAGATGAAACTGAACTAGTGTCCCTGCATGACAGAAACAGGGCTACCAAaggtgactttttaaaaaatatttattcttgCCTTTTAAGCATTGACAGATGTGACATctttctttaaatgtaaaatatttttgcattgttcATGCTGTGACCTGAGCAGTATTTCTGCAGCACTGTTTGAGTGGTTGCCATGGTACTGAAGAACCACAAAGAAGCCATGAAATCAAAGGGGGGAAATTTCCTGCCTAATTAAATACCGTTACTGTTCATTACAATGAACCAGGTATGTAATAGTCTATGGCTTTTCCAggaaataaaactaatttttcCATGTAACATAACAGCCACAGGTATTGTGACATGTATACTTAGATAACGGAATGGAAGTACTTGTGTCCAGTCTAATAAAAAGCAGTGTGCTACAAATAGCACATTTATAGTGTGATGcgaggggaaaaagaaaaaaaaaactgctactGACCAGAGCATTTGACTGGATGCAAATCATATGAGTGAAGGACATGAAGTACAAATATCTGaccaagtttccaaaaaaaaaaaaaaaaaaaaaaaaaaaggatgtactgtgtaatatacatttatttatatactagCTTTTGTGTATTCAACAATGCCAAGAGCATCATACAAAAAGCTCTGAAATATCTGATTTTAATTCATGGCTGCTTTAGGGTAGGAGCTTCCAAAAATAAACTACAAATACAAACTTAAGctagaaataaacttaaaacaatttaaatttaataatggacttccataaaaaaactttttttaattgcagTGTGCTCAGACAGAGCTAAATGCTCTCAGACAGTCTCTTGACTCATTACAGTGAGCAGCAACAGTTTGTATGATAATGATAACACCACCCCCAGAAACATGTACTTACAAACTGTGCGTTGCCTAGGTTGCGTCTCAGCCTCATGGTCATCTTGGTGCAGGGTTCATCTTTAATAGGATCTTTTGTATCAACTGCACGGCCCTCGTCCTCTTCCTTTTTCTTCACTTCATCTTTAACAATGAGGTTAGGGGGCGGTGGGGGGATGTCGAGTTCTGACTTTGTGATTAACGTCTCTCCGGTTTCTTCTTTAATGCTTATGTTGTCCTTAACTATTAGGGTCTGGGGAAGTTCATCTGAAAGAAAGACAGCTGGACTGAGTTATGTTACGATGTTGAGTACAAATGTCTCAAAAGTTCACACTCAGCCCAGTTGTTTAGTAGCTcttcttaaatttaatttagaaaCTACATTAActgattaaatgtttgttttgcattttatttctcaGTAGCTTACATATCTATTAACTTGTACAACTTGTACTAGTGGAGGAACGTGCAGTTTAagagtatttaaataattatatttatttctgtttttagtaTTTGGGCTTCATTAATTTATGTTGCAGAAATAAATACTTTGAGATTGTGCTGAtagaactgtttaaataaaacttactgttaaaaaaaagggaaaaaaaagggcattttgcgattaattattatttaattaaatattggcTAACCTGTTTAacttttggaaaagaaaaatgtggtaAATGTTTTAACCCCAGCTCTCacttaaaaattgtaaaattaaatcACACATGCAGACTCCTGACTGAAAGACTGTGCCCATATTTACCTTTCTTCCTTGCCTTGTCTCGTGCCACCAGGCCGAGACCCATCATTTTGGGTCCGGCTCCATAGATCTGGAGCTTCTTCAGCTCTGGGTTTTTCTCTATGTCCTCCTCGGTGGGCTCGGGCTGAAGGCAAAATATTAAAacgttaaaaaaatgtaaacaacgACTGAGACAAATTCTGACACACCGAGTTGAACACTGGTTCTGGGTCAGCTTGGTTGTCTGCTACTATCTACTGCTAACCTGGagataaatgttaaaaagcCCTGGCTCTTCCATccaacacacaccaaaacaGCTCATGCCACTGATGTATCTCTTAATATATCTACATATATCACCTGTTATATAATCTCTGAACAAGCTATACACTGACTGCAATGCATGGGAGGCTTGCAGTCATACAATCATCAGAGAGGGTGAACGCAGGAAAAAATAAGCAGCAGCCAAGCTAAAGGAGTAAAAGCGTTAGAGACTAGCAGAAATCCCATACGTGAATGAAGGCAGTGAGCAATATAAAAACAAGGGAATCAAAAAGGACACCACTACccaagaagaaaaaacacaaacaagccAGCAAATGTTATAGACACAGCAAAACAAGCACAATATGTTTGtagtgctgattttttttttagtaagatTGCCTTCCAGTAAGATTAGCAGCAAACACATAGGCTTAGATGAGGCGGGAAAGTTTGTGCAAAACTGACCAAGAGCTGCACGTCAGCAGGAGCGAGACACAAGAAAGTGTGTGGAGGAAAGAAAGGTGTTAATGAGTGTTAAGTGGAAACGAAGAGAAAAGAGCAGAAAGAGGAGGAGAGCGAGGGCCAGCGAGAGGCAGTACCGAGGAGCTGTGTTGAGAGCCAGTGGTAAGAGGGTGGTGAGTCGGATCCTCTGGACCCTGCATGGGGAGACAACAACCGTAACAAAACAAGACTCCAGAGACAAAAAGGAGGCGACaaggaaaacaaaacattacGGAACTGGACAGAATGGAGACGGAAGAGGAAGAAAACAaggacagggtgtgtgtgtgtgcgagggcTTTTTACGGTCACTACGTACACCTAGCATTTTCATTTTAAGGAATACCTACAAATACTTGATACTTTGTTAAATATTTCCACAgacaacaaaattaaaagttacatttttataggaaatttatttatatttgtgttcATCTGTACTAATACGTGTCTCTTACTGACTGAATAACTCAAACTTttactgaaatttttttttaaactaatgcaAGTTATTTGTGACATATTGCAATAATAgctttgtttattatataaatggATACATTTTAACGAACTTATAAGGcggcagggaaaaaaaagccagcGCAATCGCAACACAAGTGCAAGCCatgaaatacagtatttttttaaaatgggtGAAGATGAAAATAGCTTCAAGACCTAcgattatctttttttttgtttaaatcaaagtccttttcctttttttttagaaatataaacaagttacatatacatacatattacATCTGATTAACATATTAGACTGCTTTGGGATAAGGCTTGGCAAAATGGAAGTGCTTCAGATATGAAATGAGGCAGACAGGGAAATCACAAAAGTTGTGTGTAGAAgcagttaacaaaaaaaaaaaaagcctgagaAAGAGGAATAATGCGATCAGGAAAGCAAGAAAAGCAGCAAGATATTTTTTGCATGCTGGGGGACTTATGCTAAAGGCTGATTAGCCGGAAatgcaagaaaagaaaaaaaaaaaaaacacaggaaagCTGTAGTTTTTAGACGCACTGCATCTGGACCATTCTAGTCTTCCCTTCAGTGGATCTGTTTAAAGGCTTTTTAAGTCgtatttaagattttaaaaagtttgcttTGTGTAATAGTTACAAGCAAACCCTGTCGGTGTAATTTAAAACACATGCATGTTTGCTGAGGAGTCTACTGTACACATATTTAGGGTTGAAAATGTGAACTTTGTGCAGGGATAAAATTATTGTGCAGAGTATACCTTATCTAAACACTGTAATTATCATAAAAATGCAGTTACACAGGTTTTCATCAGAAAACTGGGTCAACACACCATGATGCGCACCAGGATGCGATTTTTCCTTGACCTAATCATGTTCCCCAGGACATGACATGATATTTTAATGTTCATTTTAAGTGTCCTGTTTTGTTCTACTTCCAGAACTGATTTTGCGGACATACTTTATATGAGCCTCGCTATCACGGATTTTCTTGACAGCAGTGGAACTTCCTGACATTTCTGCTTTGAAAAAGGATCTCAGAAAACTGTAATCCAGTAGGCGGGGCAGTGCTGGCTTTGTGTGTGTCACTGATCTTAAAAACCTGAGTTTCTAATGCTTATCTAAACGACCCAACAGACACAACGCTCACCTCAGACTGCAGGCGGTTGGCACGTCGTCCATAACTGCTGGTCTTTGAAGGCTGGACTGACTGGCGGAGGGGGATGGAGTGGGGTTTGTACTCCTTATCCACGTCCTCACTTACATATGGCCTGGGCTTACATTgctgcgcacacacatacatacatattccTTTTATGCAGTGCTGGTTTAATTTTGAAGACACAGTAGTAGTATTACCTTAACACAACATTTCCATAATAAACATGAGAGAACAGTTCATGCATAGGTAAACTGGCAgaaagatagataaatagataaattaataaaacagaaaagtagAAAGTAAAAAGTCAAGGAAAATTATGAATAGACAAGATGTGACTGCGACTTCATTTACGTGAAATTTaactgcacactcataagccagtttaaaaaaaaatgtaaaaagtcatctgttgaattttggaacgAACTAAAATTTTTACGTGTTACCTTGAAGTGTGCGGAATAAATGTGTGAGATTATTAAGTATATTTCATTAACACACTTGAAAgcgcatgtttaaaaaaataaataaaaagtacagcGCTAGTTAGTAAATTTTTAGATgaacaaatagttttttagaCCGCCTGTGAGAACCCCATTAAaaacccttttt
This region of Clarias gariepinus isolate MV-2021 ecotype Netherlands chromosome 9, CGAR_prim_01v2, whole genome shotgun sequence genomic DNA includes:
- the kdm5c gene encoding lysine-specific demethylase 5C isoform X7, whose protein sequence is MAMEAGDEFIPPPECPVFEPSWEEFADPLGYIAKIRPIAEKSGICKIRPPPDWQPPFAVEVDNFHFTPRIQRLNELEAETRVKLNYLDRIAKFWEIQGSSLKIPNIERHILDLFGLSKIVTEEGGFETVSKERRWARVAQKLGYPPGKNIGSLLRSHYERIIYPFEMFQSGASLLQCKPRPYVSEDVDKEYKPHSIPLRQSVQPSKTSSYGRRANRLQSEPEPTEEDIEKNPELKKLQIYGAGPKMMGLGLVARDKARKKAVFLSDELPQTLIVKDNISIKEETGETLITKSELDIPPPPPNLIVKDEVKKKEEDEGRAVDTKDPIKDEPCTKMTMRLRRNLGNAQFVDSFVCRMCGRGDEDEKLLLCDGCDDNYHTFCLLPPLTDPPKGNWHCPKCVAEECKKPTEAFGFEQATREYTLQSFGEMADTFKADYFNMPVHMVPTELVEKEFWRLVSSIEEDVTVEYGADIHSKEFGSGFPVNNGKRHLTEEEEAYARCGWNLNVMPVLEQSVLCHINADISGMKVPWLYVGMVFSAFCWHIEDHWSYSINYLHWGEPKTWYGVPSSAAEHLEEVMKKLTPELFEFQPDLLHQLVTIMNPNILMAHGVPVVRTNQCAGEFVITFPRAYHSGFNQGYNFAEAVNFCTADWLPLGRSCIEHYRHLRRYCVFSHEELTCKMAACPDKLDLNLAAATHREMFIIVQEERQLRKALLEKGITEAEREAFELLPDDERQCDKCKTTCFLSALACTNCTERLVCLYHTQDLCSCPTDKLYLRYRYTLDELLAMLYRLKVRAESFDSWANRVKEALEQEEGNKIDIKNLVALKEEAAERKFPDNELLQRLIVVMDDVQRCQSRSTELLNSKQSSKMSLQELRALVDTMLNLPCVMEQLAEVQVVLQKVGEFESRAQAVVSSSGGEWKQSSQPSEEDVQALLEEGSALPVVVPACGLLSGLQEQRRWLEQVRRTIGPGGGEVTLAVLRNLMEAGCNVLQSVSVETAMAELQELLTIAERWEEKAQICLEDRQKHPLSTLEAIVNEAQLIPVQLPNILALQACLSRARAWVTDLEEIQNGEHYPCLDDLEGLVAVGRDLPVRMEELRQLELQVASAYSWREKASKTFLKKNSQHSLLEVLCPCVEKRKKRDEDSLSSEADSDVDVLGLTAQDLRDPGAIVMAFKEGEQHEKEALLRVQKLNLAKPGLGNAPKDAQTTDVKREQRWSKSEDTDKPLSSENVTQQNGGSHTVNQSVCVCGGQAHALLYRCHLCRDWFHGGCVPFPSVLGPVDVPLVNPLCWWDWDTRFLCPRCQRTRRPRLEIILALLVALQKLPVRLPEGEALQCLTERAINWQGRAKQALDSPELQGALQRLQELKEKKSSEKEEKKKQDKKGKTEDVIVLSDSEEPEDGVIDLTEESDAANSKREKVANGIQSGGESGIKKPDIDNVTGVESLVPLIPYLKGSVIELAASTRAQLEELQLEGDLLEVTLDQTHTIYRLLQAASPPPRQALYTLIQIELQDQKRSGRGSRTKDSKRKRKSQRPEGGSKSTEASESKKTRPVNHTPVQLQREVL
- the kdm5c gene encoding lysine-specific demethylase 5C isoform X5; amino-acid sequence: MAMEAGDEFIPPPECPVFEPSWEEFADPLGYIAKIRPIAEKSGICKIRPPPDWQPPFAVEVDNFHFTPRIQRLNELEAETRVKLNYLDRIAKFWEIQGSSLKIPNIERHILDLFGLSKIVTEEGGFETVSKERRWARVAQKLGYPPGKNIGSLLRSHYERIIYPFEMFQSGASLLQCKPRPYVSEDVDKEYKPHSIPLRQSVQPSKTSSYGRRANRLQSEPEPTEEDIEKNPELKKLQIYGAGPKMMGLGLVARDKARKKAVFLSDELPQTLIVKDNISIKEETGETLITKSELDIPPPPPNLIVKDEVKKKEEDEGRAVDTKDPIKDEPCTKMTMRLRRNLGNAQFVDSFVCRMCGRGDEDEKLLLCDGCDDNYHTFCLLPPLTDPPKGNWHCPKCVAEECKKPTEAFGFEQATREYTLQSFGEMADTFKADYFNMPVHMVPTELVEKEFWRLVSSIEEDVTVEYGADIHSKEFGSGFPVNNGKRHLTEEEEAYARCGWNLNVMPVLEQSVLCHINADISGMKVPWLYVGMVFSAFCWHIEDHWSYSINYLHWGEPKTWYGVPSSAAEHLEEVMKKLTPELFEFQPDLLHQLVTIMNPNILMAHGVPVVRTNQCAGEFVITFPRAYHSGFNQGYNFAEAVNFCTADWLPLGRSCIEHYRHLRRYCVFSHEELTCKMAACPDKLDLNLAAATHREMFIIVQEERQLRKALLEKGITEAEREAFELLPDDERQCDKCKTTCFLSALACTNCTERLVCLYHTQDLCSCPTDKLYLRYRYTLDELLAMLYRLKVRAESFDSWANRVKEALEQEEGNKIDIKNLVALKEEAAERKFPDNELLQRLIVVMDDVQRCQSRSTELLNSKQSSKMSLQELRALVDTMLNLPCVMEQLAEVQVVLQKVGEFESRAQAVVSSSGGEWKQSSQPSEEDVQALLEEGSALPVVVPACGLLSGLQEQRRWLEQVRRTIGPGGGEVTLAVLRNLMEAGCNVLQSVSVETAMAELQELLTIAERWEEKAQICLEDRQKHPLSTLEAIVNEAQLIPVQLPNILALQACLSRARAWVTDLEEIQQNGEHYPCLDDLEGLVAVGRDLPVRMEELRQLELQVASAYSWREKASKTFLKKNSQHSLLEVLCPCVEKRKKRDEDSLSSEADSDVDVLGLTAQDLRDPGAIVMAFKEGEQHEKEALLRVQKLNLAKPGLGNAPKDAQTTDVKREQRWSKSEDTDKPLSSENVTQQNGGSHTVNQSVCVCGGQAHALLYRCHLCRDWFHGGCVPFPSVLGPVDVPLVNPLCWWDWDTRFLCPRCQRTRRPRLEIILALLVALQKLPVRLPEGEALQCLTERAINWQGRAKQALDSPELQGALQRLQELKEKKSSEKEEKKKQDKKGKTEDVIVLSDSEEPEDGVIDLTEESDAANSKREKVANGIQSGGESGIKKPDIDNVTGVESLVPLIPYLKGSVIELAASTRAQLEELQLEGDLLEVTLDQTHTIYRLLQAASPPPRQALYTLIQIELQDQKRSGRGSRTKDSKRKRKSQRPEGGSKSTEASESKKTRPVNHTPVQLQREVL